CAGCTTCGCAGCCAGATCGGCCTTGATCGGTTGCGTATCGTCGGGGCGGATCCGGCCTTAGGCAGAGGAACCGGCGTCGCATTGGGAGAGAACCTTGGTCGGCGCTTTTATGTCGAGTTCATCACGGATGGCAGGGAATACAGCGCAACCGAGCTGGAGTTCCGCATAACATCCTGGCTTTCACTTCTTACCTCGGTGTCGACGGTGGGCCGTGACAGCGTCTTGGTCGAAGCGCGTCGCGATTACTGATTTTGGCATTGTCGCAGGGTGTGAGAGGGCGCTGATCACAACAAATGAGATGAACGCTTACATCTCATAGCTGGGCAGGCTTTCAAATGCCTGCCTTAGGGCCTCGCTCCAGCCAGACGAAATCGAACGGAAGTACTCGTCATCTTCTGCGATGCGGCGCTCATGCAGAGGTTCGACCTTATCCTTTTCAAGCACCAGCAGATCAAGCGGCATCCCCACGGAAAGATTGGCCTTTATCGTCGAGTCGAAGCTTACCATCAGCAACTTGATCGCGTCTTCAAAGCTCATCGCCGGGTCATAGGCACGCACCAAAATAGGGCGTCCGTATTTGTTTTCACCGATCTGGAAGAAAGGCGTATCGCTTGATGCCTCGATGAAATTGCCTTCGGGATAAATCAGGAAAAGCCGCGGCTCCATACCGGCGATTTGTCCGGCCAGAATGAAAGATGCCGTGAAAGTGTCCGCCGCTTCGGGCGCATCAGAGGGCGTACTTTCCCGGATGGTCTCGCGCAGGATTTCGCCAACCATAGTAGCCACCTGAAACATGGTTGGGGCATCCATCAGCGAGTTATGCCTGTCATCGGGTGCCTTGCTGCGCTCTTCAAGCTTGCTAACTACCGCTTGGGTTGTCGCCAGGTTGCCTGAGGACAGTAGCGCAATCGTACGATTGCCCGGCACAGTCCAATGATGCAGCTTTCGGAATGACGAAATGTAATCGACACCTGAATTCGTCCGGGTGTCGCTCATCAAGACGATTCCGCGATCAATCTGCAATCCCACGCAATATGTCACACTAAAGGCTCCTTCGAGCGAATGTCGCTACTGCGCGGCAGAGTGCTGTTCAACAGTAAGACGAACATTCAGCGCGCTATCCCCAGCTCCGTTGGCAATACCGATGATTGGAGCCGCATCGCGATAGTCGCAACCGGTCGCGACACGCACATATCGCTCATCCGGGCTGATCCCGTTCGATATATCGAAGCCGACCCAACCAATATGCGGTATATGCGCCTCTGCCCAGGCATGGCTGGCTTCCTGATCGACCCGGTCATTCATCATCAGGTAACCGCTGACATAGCGTGCCGGGATGCCCAGATGGCGGGCGGCCGAAATGAAGACGTGCGCGTGGTCCTGGCATACGCCTCTGCCTGCCGCGACAGCGTCGGCGGCGGTTGTGGCTGCGTCAGTTTGACCGACCTCATAGGTCACCGCATCAAGGATCGCCGCGGAAAGCTCGTGCAGGGTGTCGAGATAGTTTGCCGGATCGGAACTGAGCGAAGCCGCCAGTTGGCCAATTTGAGCGCTTGGCCGGGTCAGATCGGTTTGCTTCTCAAAGGCCCAAATCGGCATATGACCTGCGTGTAGTCCTACTACGCCGGCTTTGTCCGATGTATCGACAGTTCCGCGGCATGTGATCGCAACGTGTTGCACACCGGGTTCGACCGAGGCGAAGACAACCGCGTTGCTGTGCTGATCTTCATATTCGGTTTCCACCTTGGCGCCCGTCAACTCCATCGACCAGCGCTGGATTTCTTGTCCATGCGTGGGTTTTGGCTTCAGGCGGATACGCAGCAAACCATAGGCAACCGGGTGAGTGTATTGATACTCAGAAGAATGCGTAATCGAAAGCTGCATCAGGCTATGAACCTGTAATCTTCCGCGATTGCGTCGGATATCTTTGCGGCGCGTGATTTCGCGACAGAGATAAACTGGTGAAGGCCTGCTTCGATAATCTCGTCAACATCGGTTTCGCGCAGTTCGTTGGCGGCTTCGCGCACGAGCTCATGTGATCGCCCTTCTTCGCCATACTCTTCCGCCAAGAAGCGCAGATTGCTATCCAGCTTGTCGACACAAAAGCGCAGACTGCGCGGAAAACGCCGGTCGAGCAGCAGGAAATCCGTGATTCCGCGCGCGTCCATTCGGCCGGCATTGAGCCAGCGATAGGCTCGGATGCCTGACAGTGAGCGCAGCACAGCTTCCCATTGCTTGTTATCCAGATCAGAGCCGACCATGCTGATATTCGGCAGCAGGACGTAGTATTTGACGTCGAGCGTTCGGGCGATGTTGTCAGCACGCTCAAGGAAGGTTCCTAAACGCGCAAAATTATATATTTCGTTGCGCAGCATGGTGCCTTCCATGGAGCCGCGAACAAGCGCAGCTTGTCTGCGCGTGAGCGGCAGAATATCTCCGAGATTACGCTCGGTGATCGGGTTGGCGAGCATCGCCTTTAGCGAAAGCCAAGTCTCATTATTGGTTTCCCAAACCTCGCGGGTCAGCGATGTGCGCACCTCGCGTGCATTTGTCCGCGCGTTCTCGATCATGTTGAGAATGCTGCCTGGATTATCCTTCCCGCGCAGCATGAAGTCCGGCACCTGCATGCCCGAATAGCTGTCATGGCGTTGCCGGAAGAGTTCGTCTTGCCCGGTTGTGACAAGGACAGAACGCCATTCGTCGTCCGCTGCTTCCACTCCGCTGGTAAGCGCGATCTGAAGCCCTGCATCAAGCAAGCGCGCGGTGTTCTCTGCCCGCTCCAGATAGCGGAACATCCAGAAGATCCCGTTTGCGTGGCGGCCTAGCATCGCGCGTCAGTCCTCCAGCACCCAAGTGTCTTTAGTCCCGCCACCCTGAGACGAGTTAACGACAAGCGAACCCTTGCGCATGGCAACGCGCGTCAACCCGCCCGGAGTAATCGAAATCTCTTTTGGCGATACGAGCGCAAATGGGCGCAAATCCACATGGCGCGGCGCGAGGCCGGACTTAGTAAAAATCGGAACCGTTGAGAGCGAAAGCGTAGGCTGTGCAATGTAATTATCGGGCTTTGCCTTAAGCTTTCCTGCGAAGGCCTTGATCTCTGCCTTGGTCGCAGTGGGGCCAATCAGCATGCCATAACCGCCCGAGCCGTGAACTTCCTTCACAACCAGGTCCGCAAGATTGTCGAGCACATATGCGAGAGCGTCCGGCTCGCTACACCGCCAGGTTTCGACATTGTCCAGAATAGGTTTCTCGCCAGTGTAAAACCGCACGATATCTGGCATATAGCTGTATATCGCCTTGTCGTCCGAAATGCCTGTGCCGGGTGCATTGGCAATTGTGACACCGCCAGAGCGATAGACATCCATGATACCGGGCACGCCCAGCATGCTCTCCGGATTGAACGTCAGTGGATCAAGGAAGTCATCGTCCACCCGGCGATAAATCACATCGATAGCTTTGTATCCGCGGGTGGTTCGCATCGCTACGCGTCCATCGATCACCCGCAAATCGCTCGCTTGGACCAGCTCCGCGCCCATCTGGTCAGCTAGAAACGAGTGCTCGTAATAAGCCGAGTTGTAGATCCCAGGGGTTAGCACAGCGATGACAGGCTCGTTCCCTGAAGAT
The Altererythrobacter ishigakiensis genome window above contains:
- a CDS encoding proteasome-type protease; this encodes MTYCVGLQIDRGIVLMSDTRTNSGVDYISSFRKLHHWTVPGNRTIALLSSGNLATTQAVVSKLEERSKAPDDRHNSLMDAPTMFQVATMVGEILRETIRESTPSDAPEAADTFTASFILAGQIAGMEPRLFLIYPEGNFIEASSDTPFFQIGENKYGRPILVRAYDPAMSFEDAIKLLMVSFDSTIKANLSVGMPLDLLVLEKDKVEPLHERRIAEDDEYFRSISSGWSEALRQAFESLPSYEM
- a CDS encoding transglutaminase family protein, whose amino-acid sequence is MQLSITHSSEYQYTHPVAYGLLRIRLKPKPTHGQEIQRWSMELTGAKVETEYEDQHSNAVVFASVEPGVQHVAITCRGTVDTSDKAGVVGLHAGHMPIWAFEKQTDLTRPSAQIGQLAASLSSDPANYLDTLHELSAAILDAVTYEVGQTDAATTAADAVAAGRGVCQDHAHVFISAARHLGIPARYVSGYLMMNDRVDQEASHAWAEAHIPHIGWVGFDISNGISPDERYVRVATGCDYRDAAPIIGIANGAGDSALNVRLTVEQHSAAQ
- a CDS encoding circularly permuted type 2 ATP-grasp protein; this translates as MTASTDAHFNEMADQHGNVRTAYDGYRDWYDNQDQRWLRAQNGRAETFFRRTGITFNVYGEADGEERLIPFDMVPRIISGSEWRRISRGIEQRVKALNAFLHDIYHKQEIVRAGRLPLKMLAQNEAFLQQMVGFNPPGGVYTHIVGVDLVRTGPDEFYVLEDNARTPSGVSYMLENRETMMAMFPDLFTKIPIRPVQDYPQRLATSLANCAPLASSGNEPVIAVLTPGIYNSAYYEHSFLADQMGAELVQASDLRVIDGRVAMRTTRGYKAIDVIYRRVDDDFLDPLTFNPESMLGVPGIMDVYRSGGVTIANAPGTGISDDKAIYSYMPDIVRFYTGEKPILDNVETWRCSEPDALAYVLDNLADLVVKEVHGSGGYGMLIGPTATKAEIKAFAGKLKAKPDNYIAQPTLSLSTVPIFTKSGLAPRHVDLRPFALVSPKEISITPGGLTRVAMRKGSLVVNSSQGGGTKDTWVLED
- a CDS encoding alpha-E domain-containing protein, producing the protein MLGRHANGIFWMFRYLERAENTARLLDAGLQIALTSGVEAADDEWRSVLVTTGQDELFRQRHDSYSGMQVPDFMLRGKDNPGSILNMIENARTNAREVRTSLTREVWETNNETWLSLKAMLANPITERNLGDILPLTRRQAALVRGSMEGTMLRNEIYNFARLGTFLERADNIARTLDVKYYVLLPNISMVGSDLDNKQWEAVLRSLSGIRAYRWLNAGRMDARGITDFLLLDRRFPRSLRFCVDKLDSNLRFLAEEYGEEGRSHELVREAANELRETDVDEIIEAGLHQFISVAKSRAAKISDAIAEDYRFIA